The following is a genomic window from Prevotella nigrescens.
TGCGACAGAACCTCCGTACGCAGTATCTCGTTTCCTGCATCGCGCTGACCATATTTCACCGCCCTGCGATACGAAGAGGGGAAAAACAACACCTCAGCAGCCTGCCCCTGCCCATTTTCGGGCATGGCAATTGTTTTCAAATCGTTGTAGAAATAGCCCGCTTCGTCGTTATCGTTCAGTACGAAAAGCATTGTTTTTTGCCATCGTTTCACTATCGAAGCAAAGAACATTGGTGTGGCAGAAGCCAATAATCCTTGAAGAAAAACCGTGCGAACCGACTTTTCTTCCATTGTTTTCATCAAAGCATCGCCCTGTGGCAACACTCCATATAGTTTCTGTATGTCTTGTATATTCATCGCAATCATTGCGTTCCGACAAACCGTCGGATTTCTTTTTTGAAGTACAAAGGTACAACTTTTACCTTATATCCCGATAAGTTCTAAATATTTATGGGGTTTCAGTGGCTTCTATGCTCATATATATTCTTGTTATACCATTCCTATGGCTGAATAGTTTGCCCTCTATATATTGTTGCATTCCAAGTCTTGGTAATTACCATTCGTCGAACTTATGTTATAATAAACCTCTTTAGAGATCTGCTTGCCCCTGAGATTGGCAATGAAAGTGGCATCGATATAAACTGCCAAATAATGGGAGGGGAGAAAGCGATTGAGTCATTACTCAACATCTTCACGGTAGCTATTGCTCAAGTAAGATACCTGCTGTTTACTATAGATGTGTCCATAAATAGCTTCAGAGTTTCCGTCTATCTGCCCTGAGTAAGACCTTTGGTGTAAAATAGGTTGGAAACCTTGCATGTTCTTTGCTTTCACTACGGATCAAGCATGAAAAAACCAGATAGAAATTACCACTGCGACTGCGTGGAATACGAAGAGAAAACTCAAAGGCATGACTATACCAACGACGGGAACGAAGGCCATTACATTGCTTGTGCTCATTCGCTTTGACAAATAAATCACGTTCATGCCCCATCAGAGAATTCATGATTAAAGACTGAAGAGTAATAAAACCCTTGCTACTGCTTGTGTAGTTGGAAATAATTTCTGAAATTTGTGCTTGTGTAAGTTCCATTTTTCTGTTATTTTTTGCTTTATGCAAAGATAAGAAAAATATGGTCTTACACACTTTTTAAGACACTACCACAATGAAGAAGAGAATGTATCCACGATAGGATACATTCTCTTAAAATACCGTATTTATTCTGTTACTTATTTGTTTTCGCAGCAACTACCGTTCTTGCCGTGGTGCTGAACAAAGGCGAGGAGCATCCAAACAGTCTTCTCCTGTCCTTTGATATAGCCCGTCATAAGGTCTGCCGTAACGTCATCGTGAGCATCATTAGCCAAGTCGATGAGTTTACGTTCTTGTGCAATGAGATTCTTGAAGTAGCCTAATACGTCTTTCATACCTTCTTGACCACACTCAACTTCCTTAAGTTCTTTGATTGTTGCAATTTTTAAATACTCGCTGAACTTACTTTCCGGTATGCTACCAAGCTGGAGAAGACGTTCTGCAATCTCATCTACTTTCTCTGCAGCATCGTTGTATAGTTCTTCATACTTAGCGTGCAAAACAAAGAAGCCATGTCCTTTTACGTTCCAGTGGAGGTTGCGAAGATTTGTATAATAAATCTGGAAATCTGCCAATAACTGTGCAAGTCCTTTTCTAACTGCGTTAACCTTATTCTCTTCCAATCCTAAAATTTCTAAGTTATTCATACTTTTTCCTTTCTAATTTAATTATTAGTTATCTGTTTAATTGTATTGCAAAGATAGGTAAGGTTCACCTAACTACCAAATGTTTTTATCTATATGCCTATAGAATTAATCTATATTAACTTGTAAGAATCGGATAATAAGTGTTTTATAACGATATAGAAAAAGATTTAGATAGTGTTTTTAGATGAGAAATACCATTTGAACTACAGATATATCTGATCAGAAATGGTATTAAAAATCCCCACAAACAGCGATTGTTTGTGGGGATTTGTATGCTTTCTGAAACCTTATCTACGAAGGCCGAGCTTCTTGATGATTGCACGGTAACGTTCGATGTCGCGCTTGTACAGATAGTCGAGAAGCGCACGACGCTTACCTACAAGACGTGTAAGTGAACGGGTTGTAACGAAGTCCTTGTGATTCTTCTTTACATGTTCTGTCAAGTGCTTGATGCGATAGGTGAACAATGCGATTTGGCTTTCTGCTGAACCTGTGTCCTCTACCTTCTGTGCTTTGCCGTACTGGCCGAAGATTTCTTCTTTCTTTTCTTTGCTTAAATACATTTTACTTTGTTGATTAATGTTGTTTGCAATTACATCTTTCCATTGTAAAAGCCGCCTTAATCGTAACGGCTCACAATGTCAAATGCATCGGTATTTCCGAAAGTGCGCTGCAAAGTTACAACATTTTATTTATTCCACAATACTTTTACGATTATTATTTGTAATTTTGCACCCACAATTGAGTGTGGATTTAAGACATAATAAATGCAAGATATTAGGAACATCGCAGTAATTGCGCACGTAGACCACGGTAAAACAACGTTGGTAGACAAGATGATGCTCGCTGGTAAACTCTTCCGTGATGGACAAAATAACAGCGACGAAGTGTTAGACTCCAATGACTTGGAGCGCGAACGAGGGATAACAATTCTTAGCAAAAATGTAAGTATCAATTGGAAGGGTACTAAGATTAATATACTTGATACGCCAGGACACTCCGATTTTGGTGGTGAAGTGGAGCGTGTATTGAATATGGCAGACGGCTGTTTGCTATTGGTAGATGCTTTTGAGGGACCAATGCCACAAACACGCTTTGTGCTTCAGAAGGCTTTACAACTTGGTTTGAAGCCTGTAGTGGTTGTAAATAAGGTAGATAAACCTAACTGTCGGCCCGAAGAAGTATACGAAATGGTGTTCGACCTTATGTGCGATTTGAATGCAACAGAAGACCAATTAGATTTTCCTGTTGTGTATGGCTCGGCTAAGAATGGTTGGATGGGAGCTGATTGGAAGACTCCAACCGATAATATTGATTATCTTTTAGACCTTATTATTAAGGCTATTCCTGCACCTGAGCAGTTAGAAGGTACACCGCAGATGCTTATTACATCGTTAGATTTCTCTAGTTACACAGGTAGAATTGCTGTCGGTCGTGTGCATAGAGGCACGTTGAAAGATGGTCAGAATATTACTGTATGCCATAGAGACGGCAGCAAGGAACGCACAAAGATTAAGGAACTGCACACCTTCGAGGGTATGACGCACCGCAAGACCGATGCTGTTGGCTCGGGCGATATATGTGCAATTATTGGGTTAGAGCATTTCGAGATAGGCGATACTATTGCCGATTACGATAATCCTGAAGCATTGCCACCAATTGCTGTGGACGAACCAACTATGAGTATGCTCTTCACTATCAATGATTCGCCATTTTTCGGAAAGGAAGGCAAGTTCTGTACGTCGCGCCATATTAACGAGCGTCTTGAGAAAGAGCTTGAAAAGAACCTCGCTTTGCGTGTTGCACCTGTAGAGGGATATACAGATAGATGGCTTGTAAGTGGTCGTGGTGTGTTGCATCTTTCGGTTCTAATAGAGACAATGCGCCGTGAGGGCTACGAATTGCAGGTGGGACAGCCACAAGTAATATATAAGGAGATAGACGGACAGCGTTGCGAGCCTATTGAGGAGCTTACAATAAACGTTCCCGATGAATTTTCGAGCAAGATGATTGATATGGTAACGCGTCGCAAGGGCGAACTCTTGAGTATGGATACGGAGGGCGACCGTGTGAACATAATGTTTGAAATACCTTCTCGTGGTATAATGGGACTCCGCACAAACGTGCTTACTGCGAGTCAGGGCGAGGCGATTATGGCGCATCGTTTCAAGGAATATCAGCCTTTCAAGGGCGAAATCACACGCCGTACCAACGGTTCTATGATTGCTATGGAAAATGGAACGGCATACGCTTACTCTATCGACAAGTTGCAAGACCGTGGCAAATTCTTCATCGACCCGGGCGAAGAGGTTTATGGCGGGCAGGTTGTCGGCGAGCATGTGCACGAGAAAGACTTGGTTATCAACGTAACGAAGGCGAAGCAACTTACCAATGTGCGTGCGTCGGGCTCTGACGATAAGGCGCGCGTGATACCGAAAGTGGAGATGAGCCTTGAAGAATGTATAGAATATATAAAGGTAGATGAGTATATCGAAGTAACGCCGAAGAGCATTCGTATGCGCAAGATACTGCTCGACCACCTTGAGCGTAAGCGCGAAAGCAAGGAGTAAACACTTTCTTTATTATCCCTGCCTATTCGGTTGTAGAGCTGAAAAAGCCAGCCTATAATATAATAATAAGGTGAAAAGGTCGTTTTATAAGTAAAACAAAACATACTTATGAGACGACTTTTTTTATTATGTTTATTTGTGCTCACCCTTTTTGGTGCACAGGCACAACCTAAGTGGGGAACGTGGTCGGTGGTACCACACGTTGGCGTTAGCTTTGCTAATTTAACTAAAGATGCTATCTATGTTCCATATAATGGAACTTCGCATTCGCAGACAAGAATAGGTTTCTCGGGCGGTGCAGACGTGTATTACCAGCTGACAGACAAGTTGGCGCTGTCTGGTGGTGTTGCTTACACACAGGCTGGTTGCAACTTTAAAGATATTCCTGCCGACCTGTCAGCAAGGAGTGGCACCGTTCTCCACGATTCATATTACAATTTGGGATATGTTGATGTTCCACTGCTTGCTCACATTTATATATCAAAAGACTTGGCACTCTCTATAGGGTGTCAGCCATCTTTCCTTACAAAGGCTACATCGCACACTGAAATGCAAGAGTATGAAACGGACGGGAAAGGTGGAATAAAGTACGATAAGAATCTAGTCAGTGAAGGCAATGCAAAGTCTTTGTTCAAGAAAACTGCCTTTGCGATACCTGTTGGCATAAGCTACGAATATGAGAACGTGATGCTGATGGCTCGCTACAACTTCGGGCTTTCAAATGTTTACGGTCACGACTTAGGCGATAGCAAAAACAGAATCATCACAGTGTCGGTAGGATATAAGTTTAATCTGTAAAAGTAAACAACACAACAAACCGCCTTGGCAGCTCTGCCAAGGCGGTTTGTTGTATGCTTTTATTGCTTTTTATAACCCTCGTGGGGTATAATTGCACTTTATTCGTAGAGTATGGTAAGCTTTGTTGCTTTGTGTTTGGAGGCTGTCGAAATACTTGCCAAATAGGGACTCTTGCCGCAACGGGGTTACGACGATCGTCGTAACCCCGTTGCGGCATTGGTCGTAACTCCGTTGCGATGAATGCCGTAACTCCGTTACGACAAACGGCGTTGTTCCGTTACGTGTTTATTGCTTCTTATTTTACAACTTTACGCGTCGTTCCGTCTCTCATACGAACGATATTTACTCCACGCTGCAATTCCTTCTGTTTCTTGCCATTGACAGAGTAAATAGTTCTTACGGTAGCGTTGTTCGATGACATGCCTGCCGAAATTCCCGATGGTGTTTTTCTTGTGAAATATCCCGTATCGGGGTTTGCCATCGACCCATCGGTTTTGTTCTTGTCGTATGCGACTGCACCTTTGAGTTTCTCGCAGAAGCTGAACATATCCTTTGCAGTGCTGCAATTCCATGCATCATTGCAGTAAATGGTGGTCAGAGACTCGCAATGACTGAACATTTCGCTGAACGACACTGTACCTTTCGTGTTGAAATTTGTCAGGTCGAGCGAAGTCAGTTTCTTGCAGTTCCGAAACATACTCCTCATATGGATTACTTCCTTTGTATTGAAACTCGAAATGTTGAGGGTGGTCAGACTGATGCATCCGTCGAACATATTATCCATAAAACCAACTTTAGCCGTGTTGAAGTTTGATAAGTCAAGCGATTTCAGACTGCTGCAACCACGAAACATATTTGCCATACTGGTTACGTTAGTTGTGTTAAAGCTTGATAGGTTGAGCGAAGTCAGGTTTTGACATTCAGTGAACATCTCTCCCATGTTTATTGTATTTGCCGTATTGAAGCTCGAAAGGTCAAGTGCGGTTAGGTTTGAGCAAGCCCGGAACATATAGCCCATACGGGTAACTTTTGCTGTATTGAAGTTTGAAAGATTGAGCGATGTCAGTTTGGTGCAACTCATGAACATCTCTTCCATATCGGTTACGTTCTCGGTGTTGAAGTTCGAGACATTAATCGAGGTCATATTGGCGCAGACAGAGAACATACTGCTCATATTTCTTACGTTCTTCGTGTTAAAACTTGAAAGATTGAGCGAAGACAGTGCTTTGCAGTTGAAGAACATGTGCCTCATGTTGGTTACGTTCTTTGTGTTGAAACTCGATAGGTCGAGCGCGGTCAGAGCAATGCAGTGCATGAACATCATGCTCATGTTGGTAACGTTTGCCGTGTTGAAGTTCGATAGGTCGAGCGAGGTTAAGGAAGTGCAAGCAAAGAACATTTCCGTCATATCGGTTACTTCAGACGTGTTGAGATTTTCCCAACCCGTGATATTCTTCAAGGCTCTGCAATCGCCAAACCAACAACGGGTGGTTGTCGGGCGGTAGTTCTTGAACGATGTATCGAACACGACCGTAGTAGTCCATGTATTATTAGCTTCGGGAACTCCTGCCCAAGCTGGACATCTGCCTTGGTATCGGGTTTCCTTGATACCATACACCGTACCCGTTCGGCTCGATTTCTGTGCGTCGTAATAGAACGTGAGCGTTGCGCCGTCGTCGCTTACTACGACATATGCTTCGTTCTTTTGTGCCTGCGTCGGTAGTGCTGCCATTAGCATTATTGCTATGGCAAACAATGAGAAAAGTAGTTTTGGTTTCATAGTCGTATTTTTTTATAATTAGTTAGACAAATTACCCCCGTTTGCCTCATACAATGGGACGGAACGGGGGCAATGTTTATGAACGCTTTTGTCAGTGGTAAACGATATCTTTCCGTTCAGTTGCAAATATAATTCTTTTTTTTAAGAACCACAACAATTTGGAATGTAAAAGTGTTTTTTTTCTTATTATTCTTCGCGGAACGGATAGATTAGGTTGTCTTCGGTAATCTTATTCAATACCTCGTCTACGAATTTGCGACTTTCCCAGCGCGCCATCGGCAGGTCGTGAAGCAGGTGGTTGCCGCAATCCTTGGGTGTTGCGCCCGGTATTTCGCCCTCGAACGAAGCTACAAACTCGAAGGTGCGGCGCATAAGGTCTACTATCTCTGCCGACTTCAGGTCGCCTTTCAGTATCAAGTAGTTGCCCGTCAGGCAGCCCATAGGTCCCCAATAAACCACACGTTCTTTCCATTCGGCATCGTTTCGCAGGTAGGTTGCCGCCAAATGCTCTATGGTATGGAGCGCACCGATGTGCAATGCAGGCTCTCGGTTAGGCTCTTTCATACGAATGTCGAAGGTTGTTACTACTTCGTTGCCTACACAATCCTGTCGGCTGACGTAGATACCACGCAGCAAACGGTCGTGGTCGATGGTGAAAGAAGGTATCTTGTCCATATTGTTCTTTGCGTTTAAAGTGTGTTGATAAAATGCTTTGTAACTTCGAAACTGCCTTCGGCAACCTTGTTCCAGAAGTCATAATACATACTCGCGTCGGTGTCTTTGAGCGGAATGTCGCTGATGACGCGGAACGAAACGAAAGGCACGCCATATACATAGCATACCTGCGCAATGGAGCAACTCTCCATATCGACTGCCGTTGCTTCGGGAAAATCGTTCATGATAGACTGCATTTTCTCTTTCGTCGTAACGAAATAGTCGCCGCTCACGGTAAGTCCAGCCTTGATGGTGAAGTCGTTTCCGTCCTTCGTATCGTTCAGCGAAAGTGCTTTCTCTACCAGTTCCGCAGGCGTTGCATAGCGTGCAGGCATACCCATAACTTGTCCTTTGGCGGCTTCGGTACCACACGAAACATCGTGATAGACACATTCCGTAGCCACCACCACGTCCATAACGTTCAGCGTAGTGTCTGCTCCGCCCGCACAACCGCTCGAAACAACAAGGTCGGGCTTATAATTGTTTATCATTTCCACTGCACCAATGGCAGAGTTTACCTTACCGATGCCGCACTTCTGCAACACTATTTCCTTGTCGCCAACCTTTCCAAGCACAAACTCCTTATGGTTGCGACACACCGTTTCCGTATGTTCGAGAATGGACTTGAGCTGCGTAAACTCCTTGTCCATTGCCACAATAATGCCTATTTTCATATTGCAAAGGTACGAAAAAGTTAGTAGGAGGCAGTTGTAAGTAACGAGTTTTTTGTATCTTTGCACGCATATCACGAAGATTTAAACAGAAATAGAACATGAATACTTTGAAGAAATGTCTGCCCGATGCGATTGTTGTCGCACTCTTTGCAGTAATCTCTTTTGCTTACTTTTTAGTGCCCGTATCGCAAGGCAAGATACTTTTCCGTCACGATTCGCAGGCAAGTGTAGGTTTAGGACAGGAACTTACCGAGTACGAACAGCGTACAGGCGAGGTAACACGATGGACAAACTCGCTTTTCAGCGGTATGCCGACCTATCAAATCTCGCCTGCGTACAGTTCCACCGATGGACTTTCGGCAGCCATGTCGGCATATCACCTTTGGTTGCCCGACTATGTTTGGTTCCTCTTTGCCTATCTCTTGGGCTTCTATATCCTGCTTCGTGCGTTTAACTTCCGCCAATCGCTGGCTGCATTAGGCAGTATTTTGTGGGCATTCTCTTCCTATTTTCTTATCATTATCGCCGCCGGACACCTCTGGAAGGTAATGGCATTGGCTTATCTTCCGCCGATGATAGCAGGCGTGGTGCTGGCTTATCGGGGCAAATACCTGTGGGGCTTCATCGTTACAGCGGTGTTCACAGCCTTTGAAGTAAAAGCCAACCACGTGCAAATGACTTACTACTACCTCTTCATAGTACTGTTTATGGTAGTTG
Proteins encoded in this region:
- a CDS encoding Dps family protein: MNNLEILGLEENKVNAVRKGLAQLLADFQIYYTNLRNLHWNVKGHGFFVLHAKYEELYNDAAEKVDEIAERLLQLGSIPESKFSEYLKIATIKELKEVECGQEGMKDVLGYFKNLIAQERKLIDLANDAHDDVTADLMTGYIKGQEKTVWMLLAFVQHHGKNGSCCENK
- the rpsO gene encoding 30S ribosomal protein S15 gives rise to the protein MYLSKEKKEEIFGQYGKAQKVEDTGSAESQIALFTYRIKHLTEHVKKNHKDFVTTRSLTRLVGKRRALLDYLYKRDIERYRAIIKKLGLRR
- the typA gene encoding translational GTPase TypA, which produces MQDIRNIAVIAHVDHGKTTLVDKMMLAGKLFRDGQNNSDEVLDSNDLERERGITILSKNVSINWKGTKINILDTPGHSDFGGEVERVLNMADGCLLLVDAFEGPMPQTRFVLQKALQLGLKPVVVVNKVDKPNCRPEEVYEMVFDLMCDLNATEDQLDFPVVYGSAKNGWMGADWKTPTDNIDYLLDLIIKAIPAPEQLEGTPQMLITSLDFSSYTGRIAVGRVHRGTLKDGQNITVCHRDGSKERTKIKELHTFEGMTHRKTDAVGSGDICAIIGLEHFEIGDTIADYDNPEALPPIAVDEPTMSMLFTINDSPFFGKEGKFCTSRHINERLEKELEKNLALRVAPVEGYTDRWLVSGRGVLHLSVLIETMRREGYELQVGQPQVIYKEIDGQRCEPIEELTINVPDEFSSKMIDMVTRRKGELLSMDTEGDRVNIMFEIPSRGIMGLRTNVLTASQGEAIMAHRFKEYQPFKGEITRRTNGSMIAMENGTAYAYSIDKLQDRGKFFIDPGEEVYGGQVVGEHVHEKDLVINVTKAKQLTNVRASGSDDKARVIPKVEMSLEECIEYIKVDEYIEVTPKSIRMRKILLDHLERKRESKE
- a CDS encoding porin family protein codes for the protein MRRLFLLCLFVLTLFGAQAQPKWGTWSVVPHVGVSFANLTKDAIYVPYNGTSHSQTRIGFSGGADVYYQLTDKLALSGGVAYTQAGCNFKDIPADLSARSGTVLHDSYYNLGYVDVPLLAHIYISKDLALSIGCQPSFLTKATSHTEMQEYETDGKGGIKYDKNLVSEGNAKSLFKKTAFAIPVGISYEYENVMLMARYNFGLSNVYGHDLGDSKNRIITVSVGYKFNL
- a CDS encoding BspA family leucine-rich repeat surface protein, which produces MKPKLLFSLFAIAIMLMAALPTQAQKNEAYVVVSDDGATLTFYYDAQKSSRTGTVYGIKETRYQGRCPAWAGVPEANNTWTTTVVFDTSFKNYRPTTTRCWFGDCRALKNITGWENLNTSEVTDMTEMFFACTSLTSLDLSNFNTANVTNMSMMFMHCIALTALDLSSFNTKNVTNMRHMFFNCKALSSLNLSSFNTKNVRNMSSMFSVCANMTSINVSNFNTENVTDMEEMFMSCTKLTSLNLSNFNTAKVTRMGYMFRACSNLTALDLSSFNTANTINMGEMFTECQNLTSLNLSSFNTTNVTSMANMFRGCSSLKSLDLSNFNTAKVGFMDNMFDGCISLTTLNISSFNTKEVIHMRSMFRNCKKLTSLDLTNFNTKGTVSFSEMFSHCESLTTIYCNDAWNCSTAKDMFSFCEKLKGAVAYDKNKTDGSMANPDTGYFTRKTPSGISAGMSSNNATVRTIYSVNGKKQKELQRGVNIVRMRDGTTRKVVK
- a CDS encoding S-ribosylhomocysteine lyase, yielding MDKIPSFTIDHDRLLRGIYVSRQDCVGNEVVTTFDIRMKEPNREPALHIGALHTIEHLAATYLRNDAEWKERVVYWGPMGCLTGNYLILKGDLKSAEIVDLMRRTFEFVASFEGEIPGATPKDCGNHLLHDLPMARWESRKFVDEVLNKITEDNLIYPFREE
- a CDS encoding 5'-methylthioadenosine/adenosylhomocysteine nucleosidase, with the translated sequence MKIGIIVAMDKEFTQLKSILEHTETVCRNHKEFVLGKVGDKEIVLQKCGIGKVNSAIGAVEMINNYKPDLVVSSGCAGGADTTLNVMDVVVATECVYHDVSCGTEAAKGQVMGMPARYATPAELVEKALSLNDTKDGNDFTIKAGLTVSGDYFVTTKEKMQSIMNDFPEATAVDMESCSIAQVCYVYGVPFVSFRVISDIPLKDTDASMYYDFWNKVAEGSFEVTKHFINTL